The following is a genomic window from Thaumasiovibrio subtropicus.
CGAAGTCTTTAAAAAGACGCGCTGCCGCACCTGGGTGCTCGTTAGAGAAAGCAAGCAGAGTAGGACCAGTGAAAGTCTCAGAAAGACATTCAAAATCAGTACCTTCAACTGCACGACGTGCTAGTGTGTTACGAACAACTTTCATGTAAACACCCGCTTCACGCGCTTGTTTACGTAGAGAAGTCATCGCACCAACTTCAACGCCACGAGAGTCAGCAACAACTGCAGAAAGTGCACCACCGGCTGCTTCATTGACTGCAGCAACAATTGCTTTTTTGTCTTGAAGATTTAG
Proteins encoded in this region:
- the rplJ gene encoding 50S ribosomal protein L10 — translated: MALNLQDKKAIVAAVNEAAGGALSAVVADSRGVEVGAMTSLRKQAREAGVYMKVVRNTLARRAVEGTDFECLSETFTGPTLLAFSNEHPGAAARLFKDFAKENANFEVKAAAFEGNITDVEVLAKLPTYDEAIARLMMCMKEASAGKLVRTIAAIRDAKEAA